Proteins found in one Coffea eugenioides isolate CCC68of chromosome 5, Ceug_1.0, whole genome shotgun sequence genomic segment:
- the LOC113770874 gene encoding acetylserotonin O-methyltransferase-like isoform X1, translated as MEEEKIKKEAEEEAQAQVDIWKYVFGFTEMAVVKCAIELGIPDFLESQDGQAMTLDGLSAALGCSPSSLYRIMRFLTNRGIFRQVNQGHGCSSQNSTSNAIGSSSITYVQTPLSRLLARNGEKSMAAIVLLESSPVMLSPWLGLGRRVLANSPPPFDTYHGQDLWSYAQNNPAHSKLINDAMACDARVAVSAMINGCPQVFEGISSLVDVGGGDGTALRTLLKACPCIRGINFDLPHVVSFAPHSDGVEHVGGDMFHSVPNADAAFIMWVLHDWGDDECISILMNCKEAIPQDTGKVIIVEAVIDHEGGDDKLKDVGLMLDMVMMAHTTTGKERTSEEWAYILNKAGFSRHTMTHIQAVQSVIEAYP; from the exons ATGGAggaagagaaaataaaaaaagaagcagAGGAAGAGGCTCAGGCTCAAGTGGATATATGGAAATACGTTTTCGGCTTTACTGAAATGGCTGTTGTGAAATGTGCCATTGAGCTTGGGATTCCGGACTTCCTGGAAAGCCAGGATGGCCAAGCCATGACACTTGATGGGCTGTCTGCCGCCCTTGGTTGCTCGCCTTCTTCCCTTTATCGAATCATGAGGTTCTTAACCAACCGCGGCATCTTTAGACAAGTTAATCAAGGACATGGCTGCTCCTCACAAAATAGTACTAGCAATGCTATTGGTAGTAGTAGTATTACTTATGTACAGACGCCCCTCTCTCGTCTTCTGGCTAGAAATGGAGAGAAAAGCATGGCTGCTATTGTGCTACTGGAAAGCAGCCCTGTGATGCTTTCGCCGTGGCTTGGCTTGGGGCGACGTGTCTTGGCAAATAGCCCTCCACCATTTGACACTTATCACGGCCAGGACTTATGGAGTTACGCGCAAAACAATCCTGCTCACAGCAAGCTGATCAACGATGCCATGGCTTGCGATGCTCGGGTTGCCGTTTCAGCCATGATCAACGGGTGTCCGCAGGTGTTCGAGGGGATTTCTTCGTTGGTGGATGTCGGCGGAGGCGACGGAACGGCTCTCCGCACATTGCTCAAGGCTTGCCCTTGCATCCGCGGGATCAATTTTGATCTTCCTCATGTTGTCTCTTTTGCCCCTCATTCTGATGGCGTGGAGCATGTTGGAGGCGACATGTTTCACAGCGTTCCAAATGCTGACGCTGCTTTTATCATG TGGGTGTTGCATGACTGGGGAGATGACGAGTGTATCAGCATATTGATGAACTGCAAAGAAGCTATTCCTCAAGACACGGGGAAAGTGATCATCGTAGAGGCTGTGATAGATCATGAAGGAGGAGACGACAAGCTTAAAGATGTGGGTTTGATGTTAGATATGGTGATGATGGCTCATACAACCacaggaaaagaaagaacgtCAGAGGAATGGGCATATATTCTGAACAAGGCTGGATTCAGCAGACACACTATGACACACATCCAAGCGGTTCAATCTGTAATTGAGGCCTATCCTTAA
- the LOC113770874 gene encoding acetylserotonin O-methyltransferase-like isoform X2: MEEEKIKKEAEEEAQAQVDIWKYVFGFTEMAVVKCAIELGIPDFLESQDGQAMTLDGLSAALGCSPSSLYRIMRFLTNRGIFRQVNQGHGCSSQNSTSNAIGSSSITYVQTPLSRLLARNGEKSMAAIVLLESSPVMLSPWLGLGRRVLANSPPPFDTYHGQDLWSYAQNNPAHSKLINDAMACDARVAVSAMINGCPQVFEGISSLVDVGGGDGTALRTLLKACPCIRGINFDLPHVVSFAPHSDGVEHVGGDMFHSVPNADAAFIMGLTSYPFYSMSSGCCMTGEMTSVSAY; the protein is encoded by the exons ATGGAggaagagaaaataaaaaaagaagcagAGGAAGAGGCTCAGGCTCAAGTGGATATATGGAAATACGTTTTCGGCTTTACTGAAATGGCTGTTGTGAAATGTGCCATTGAGCTTGGGATTCCGGACTTCCTGGAAAGCCAGGATGGCCAAGCCATGACACTTGATGGGCTGTCTGCCGCCCTTGGTTGCTCGCCTTCTTCCCTTTATCGAATCATGAGGTTCTTAACCAACCGCGGCATCTTTAGACAAGTTAATCAAGGACATGGCTGCTCCTCACAAAATAGTACTAGCAATGCTATTGGTAGTAGTAGTATTACTTATGTACAGACGCCCCTCTCTCGTCTTCTGGCTAGAAATGGAGAGAAAAGCATGGCTGCTATTGTGCTACTGGAAAGCAGCCCTGTGATGCTTTCGCCGTGGCTTGGCTTGGGGCGACGTGTCTTGGCAAATAGCCCTCCACCATTTGACACTTATCACGGCCAGGACTTATGGAGTTACGCGCAAAACAATCCTGCTCACAGCAAGCTGATCAACGATGCCATGGCTTGCGATGCTCGGGTTGCCGTTTCAGCCATGATCAACGGGTGTCCGCAGGTGTTCGAGGGGATTTCTTCGTTGGTGGATGTCGGCGGAGGCGACGGAACGGCTCTCCGCACATTGCTCAAGGCTTGCCCTTGCATCCGCGGGATCAATTTTGATCTTCCTCATGTTGTCTCTTTTGCCCCTCATTCTGATGGCGTGGAGCATGTTGGAGGCGACATGTTTCACAGCGTTCCAAATGCTGACGCTGCTTTTATCATG GGCCTCACAAGTTATCCATTTTACTCCATGTCAAG TGGGTGTTGCATGACTGGGGAGATGACGAGTGTATCAGCATATTGA